From a region of the Neobacillus niacini genome:
- a CDS encoding helix-turn-helix transcriptional regulator, translated as MIKLTKRQDEILKIVKESGPITGQQIAEKLSLTRAALRPDLAILTMAGNLDARPRVGYFFNHNHEVKQQAEQFILRKVADYKAHPIVVEKSTSVYDAIVQLFLEDVGTLYAVDSDGYLAGVISRKDLLRTAIGNKDLQELPCSVIMTRMPNIITVTLEETLLEAAKKMITNHIDSLPVVKEINPGNHTYLLVGRITKTTITRAYLEIMEQNSV; from the coding sequence GTGATTAAACTAACGAAACGCCAAGATGAAATTCTTAAGATTGTTAAGGAAAGCGGTCCTATTACGGGGCAGCAAATCGCAGAGAAGCTTTCCTTAACAAGAGCAGCCTTAAGACCAGATTTAGCGATCTTAACGATGGCAGGGAATTTGGACGCAAGACCTCGCGTAGGTTATTTTTTCAACCATAACCATGAGGTAAAGCAACAAGCGGAACAATTCATTCTCAGAAAAGTTGCGGATTATAAAGCCCACCCGATAGTCGTAGAAAAATCCACTTCAGTATATGATGCAATTGTTCAACTGTTTCTAGAAGATGTTGGGACGCTTTATGCTGTTGACAGTGACGGCTATTTAGCCGGGGTTATTTCAAGAAAAGATTTACTAAGAACAGCTATTGGAAATAAAGACTTGCAAGAATTACCCTGCAGCGTCATCATGACAAGAATGCCTAACATTATAACAGTTACACTTGAAGAAACCTTGTTAGAGGCTGCAAAAAAGATGATCACCAATCACATTGACTCCTTACCTGTAGTCAAAGAAATCAATCCGGGGAACCATACATATTTACTTGTCGGTCGGATTACGAAAACAACCATTACACGAGCATATCTAGAAATAATGGAGCAAAATTCGGTATAA
- a CDS encoding pyruvate, water dikinase regulatory protein, whose translation MGEKEVVYVVSDSVGETAEFVVKAVATQFNGGNVEIRRNSYVDDFEDIEDVLILARTRKSIIAYTIVVPALKEYLDRRAAEENIMAVDLLSPLINAFTTSFNKTPHHQPGLMRKLDEEYFRKIEAIEFAVKYDDGRDPRGILKADIVLIGVSRTSKTPLSMYLAHKRFKVANVPLVPEVPAPEELFAIPRKNCIGLIISPDKLNEIRLERLKALGLGSKASYASFERILDELDYAEKIMKRVGCPIINVSNKAIEETAGLILDVLKKERSL comes from the coding sequence TTGGGAGAGAAGGAAGTAGTCTATGTGGTTTCGGACTCGGTTGGGGAAACAGCAGAGTTTGTAGTAAAAGCGGTAGCAACACAATTTAACGGAGGAAATGTCGAGATTCGACGAAATTCCTATGTTGATGATTTTGAAGACATTGAGGATGTCCTTATTCTAGCCAGAACAAGAAAATCAATCATTGCCTATACGATTGTAGTACCAGCATTGAAGGAATATTTGGATCGCAGGGCGGCGGAAGAAAACATTATGGCAGTGGATTTGCTTAGTCCCTTGATTAATGCCTTCACCACTAGTTTTAATAAGACTCCTCATCATCAACCGGGATTAATGAGAAAACTAGATGAAGAGTATTTTAGAAAAATAGAAGCAATCGAATTTGCGGTTAAGTATGATGATGGCCGTGATCCGCGGGGAATTCTTAAGGCCGATATTGTTTTAATCGGTGTGTCAAGGACATCGAAGACACCATTATCGATGTATCTAGCTCATAAACGCTTTAAAGTTGCGAATGTTCCCTTGGTTCCAGAGGTACCAGCGCCAGAGGAATTGTTTGCGATACCGAGAAAGAATTGTATTGGATTAATTATTTCTCCCGATAAATTAAATGAAATCCGCCTCGAAAGGTTAAAAGCATTGGGGTTAGGTTCAAAAGCAAGTTACGCGAGCTTCGAAAGAATTCTTGATGAACTGGATTATGCTGAAAAAATTATGAAGCGAGTAGGCTGTCCAATAATCAATGTTTCAAATAAAGCAATAGAAGAAACAGCTGGATTAATATTAGATGTGTTGAAAAAAGAGAGGAGCTTATGA
- the ppdK gene encoding pyruvate, phosphate dikinase encodes MEKFVYLFHEGNGNMKETLGGKGANLAEMTRIGLPVPYGFTISTQACNAYYEAGKTIPSLVESQVLGALNSLEEKMGKKLGDAENPLLVSVRSGSVFSMPGMMDTVLNLGMNDETVIGMGKLTNNPRFAYDSYRRFIQMFSNVVLDINTFYFEQLLEETREHKGYSADPEMTAEDWKEVIEGYKGIVKKHTRKEFPQDPKEQLFLAINAVFDSWNNQRAIVYRRLNKIPDHLGTAVNIQSMVFGNMGNDSGTGVAFTRNPSTGEHVLYGEYLINAQGEDVVAGIRTPQPIQTLKDEMPAVYKQFADTCKRLEQHYKEMQDIEFTVERGQLFILQTRHGKRTAQAAIRIAVEMVEEGIIDKKTALLRVDPDQLNQLLHRRIDDKYERTLLAKGLPASPGAATGQVVFDADEAEELGNAGKKVILVRPETTPDDIHGIVAAQAIVTSRGGMTSHAAVVARGMGKACICGCDALKIDVKAKQFTVDEKVINYGDVITIDGSTGEIMLGEIPMIEPQLSDEFQLLLAWADQERKIGVRANADNPEDAGKAFEFGAGGIGLCRTEHMFMDLKRIPIVQKMILAESYKERMEALDELLPMQQGDFEGIFEAMQGFPVTIRLLDPPLHEFLPDKEELLVEVTKLQILDPASPELKKKELLLKKVRQLDEFNPMLGHRGCRLGMVYPEIYEMQAKAIFYAAAKLADKGMEVQPEIMIPLVGHVNELKEMRQLVINAAVKVQEETGKQFEYTIGTMIEIPRAALTADQIAEEADFFSFGTNDLTQTTFGYSRDDAEGKFLQNYIENKVLPENPFAVLDQDGVGRLVEMGVKLGRGTKPALKTGICGEHGGEKTSIDFCYKTGLDYVSCSPYRVPLARLAAAQATIRHESNKKEVYTTA; translated from the coding sequence ATGGAAAAATTCGTTTACTTGTTTCATGAAGGAAATGGAAATATGAAGGAAACGCTAGGAGGCAAAGGGGCAAACTTAGCCGAAATGACACGTATCGGCTTACCAGTACCTTATGGTTTTACCATTTCGACTCAAGCATGCAATGCTTATTATGAAGCAGGAAAAACAATCCCATCGCTTGTTGAGAGTCAAGTATTAGGAGCTTTAAACAGCTTAGAAGAGAAAATGGGGAAAAAGCTAGGTGATGCTGAAAATCCACTGCTTGTTTCAGTCCGCTCAGGTTCTGTATTTTCAATGCCAGGGATGATGGATACGGTCTTGAACTTAGGTATGAATGATGAAACGGTCATCGGTATGGGGAAACTAACGAATAATCCTCGTTTTGCCTATGACTCTTACCGTCGATTCATCCAAATGTTCAGTAATGTTGTCCTCGATATCAATACGTTTTATTTTGAACAATTATTAGAAGAAACACGCGAGCATAAAGGCTATAGTGCTGACCCGGAAATGACTGCTGAAGACTGGAAAGAAGTCATTGAGGGCTACAAGGGAATTGTTAAAAAGCATACTAGAAAAGAATTTCCACAGGATCCAAAGGAACAGCTATTTCTTGCCATTAATGCGGTGTTTGATTCTTGGAATAATCAGCGTGCCATAGTCTACCGCCGCTTAAATAAAATTCCTGATCACCTTGGAACCGCTGTAAATATTCAAAGTATGGTGTTCGGAAACATGGGTAATGATTCAGGTACAGGTGTAGCTTTTACTCGAAATCCTTCAACAGGAGAGCATGTCCTATACGGAGAGTACTTAATTAATGCGCAGGGTGAAGATGTGGTAGCAGGAATTCGTACACCACAGCCAATTCAAACTTTAAAGGATGAAATGCCAGCCGTTTACAAGCAATTTGCTGACACATGTAAACGTCTTGAACAGCATTACAAAGAAATGCAGGACATTGAATTCACAGTAGAACGTGGTCAATTGTTTATTCTTCAAACCCGTCATGGTAAGCGGACAGCTCAAGCTGCGATTCGGATTGCGGTTGAAATGGTGGAAGAAGGAATCATTGATAAAAAAACGGCATTGCTTCGTGTTGACCCAGATCAATTAAATCAGCTTCTTCACCGTCGTATTGATGATAAATATGAACGGACGTTATTAGCAAAAGGTCTTCCGGCATCCCCTGGTGCAGCAACTGGTCAGGTCGTGTTTGATGCAGACGAAGCAGAGGAACTCGGAAATGCAGGTAAAAAAGTCATTCTAGTCCGTCCGGAAACAACTCCTGATGATATTCACGGTATTGTTGCAGCGCAGGCAATCGTTACGAGCCGAGGCGGTATGACAAGTCATGCTGCAGTGGTTGCACGCGGGATGGGGAAAGCGTGTATTTGCGGATGTGACGCACTGAAAATTGATGTTAAAGCAAAACAATTTACGGTTGACGAGAAAGTGATCAACTATGGAGATGTCATCACCATTGATGGTTCAACAGGAGAAATCATGCTTGGAGAAATTCCGATGATTGAACCACAGCTTTCTGATGAATTCCAGCTTTTACTTGCATGGGCTGACCAAGAAAGGAAGATTGGAGTTCGTGCCAATGCCGATAATCCAGAGGATGCCGGGAAAGCTTTTGAATTCGGTGCAGGTGGAATTGGATTATGCCGTACGGAACATATGTTTATGGATTTAAAACGGATTCCAATCGTTCAAAAAATGATCTTAGCTGAGAGCTACAAAGAGCGAATGGAAGCTCTTGATGAACTGCTCCCAATGCAACAAGGCGATTTTGAAGGGATATTTGAAGCCATGCAAGGATTCCCAGTAACGATTCGTCTATTAGACCCACCATTACATGAGTTTTTACCTGATAAGGAAGAATTGTTAGTCGAAGTAACGAAGCTGCAAATTCTCGATCCTGCTTCACCTGAACTCAAAAAGAAAGAGTTACTATTGAAAAAGGTCCGTCAATTAGATGAATTCAACCCAATGCTCGGACATCGCGGATGCCGTCTCGGAATGGTTTATCCTGAGATTTATGAAATGCAGGCAAAGGCGATATTCTATGCCGCGGCTAAACTTGCAGATAAAGGCATGGAAGTTCAGCCAGAAATCATGATTCCACTTGTTGGTCATGTCAATGAGTTGAAAGAAATGCGCCAGCTTGTAATCAATGCGGCTGTAAAGGTGCAGGAAGAAACAGGGAAGCAATTTGAATATACGATTGGAACAATGATTGAAATTCCACGCGCAGCACTAACCGCTGATCAAATTGCTGAGGAAGCAGATTTCTTCTCATTTGGTACTAACGATTTAACACAAACAACATTCGGATATAGCCGTGACGATGCCGAAGGCAAGTTCCTTCAGAACTATATTGAAAATAAGGTACTGCCTGAAAATCCATTTGCAGTTCTCGATCAAGATGGTGTTGGCAGATTAGTAGAAATGGGCGTTAAACTTGGCCGTGGAACAAAGCCTGCATTGAAAACAGGAATTTGTGGGGAGCATGGCGGAGAAAAAACATCGATTGATTTCTGCTATAAAACTGGACTGGATTATGTAAGCTGTTCGCCATACCGTGTGCCATTAGCAAGATTAGCGGCTGCTCAGGCAACGATTCGTCATGAATCAAATAAAAAAGAAGTTTATACAACAGCATAA
- a CDS encoding sensor histidine kinase produces the protein MSIKMRFLLSYVGVIVFSITLFLAAGYLLIFTITGDVNSIENFYKKSYLQKPLTAVEESVFLDLKLLAKNNSEQLLNKEQLKKIEHQDIKIVVRKDNNIEYATSTLDKQALVTSLPKFEESNINTRDSFKINDFFFTYVKFDFYFFDKSKGSIFVLRKVSSNAQLIQELFPILLVLLLLLFIMIIGLLNYLVSRSIIKPISVLREGAERIKSGDLNFEIKTTSNDEIGQLNKTFEEMRNKLKESITLQLQYEENRKELLSNISHDLKTPITSIIGYVEGIKDGVANTREKMEKYLTTIHVKAKDMDSLIDELFLFSKLDLKKESFTFEEIELVEYLRDYVEKIHLDLNQKGIQINHHVLNKLIYVSADREKLKRVLVNLVNNCVKYMNKDEKYISITLHEGPFDVVVEVTDNGYGIESSALPYIFNRFYRAEKSRNSRTGGSGLGLAIAKHIIEEHEGEIWATSEKGKGTSVFFSLKKGV, from the coding sequence TTGTCCATTAAAATGAGATTTCTGTTGTCCTACGTGGGAGTAATCGTGTTTTCTATTACTTTATTCTTAGCCGCTGGTTATTTACTTATTTTTACAATAACAGGCGATGTAAATTCTATAGAGAACTTTTACAAAAAATCCTATCTTCAAAAACCTTTGACTGCTGTAGAGGAAAGCGTATTTCTTGATTTGAAGCTATTGGCTAAGAATAACTCTGAGCAGCTATTAAATAAAGAACAACTGAAGAAGATTGAACATCAAGATATCAAAATTGTCGTTAGAAAAGATAACAACATTGAATACGCGACTTCCACATTAGATAAACAGGCATTGGTTACGTCACTTCCTAAGTTTGAAGAATCGAATATTAATACGAGGGACTCCTTTAAAATCAATGACTTCTTTTTCACGTATGTGAAGTTTGATTTTTATTTTTTTGATAAAAGTAAAGGCAGTATTTTTGTATTGAGGAAGGTAAGCTCAAATGCCCAATTGATTCAAGAGCTGTTTCCTATTTTATTAGTTCTTTTGTTGCTACTGTTTATCATGATTATTGGATTATTGAACTATTTAGTGTCAAGAAGCATCATCAAGCCGATCTCCGTTCTAAGAGAAGGTGCAGAACGGATTAAATCCGGAGATTTAAATTTTGAAATCAAAACGACTTCAAATGATGAAATCGGACAATTAAATAAAACCTTTGAAGAAATGAGAAATAAACTAAAGGAGTCGATAACCCTCCAGCTACAATACGAGGAAAATCGAAAAGAACTTCTTTCAAATATTTCACATGATCTGAAGACACCCATTACTTCCATTATTGGCTATGTGGAGGGGATTAAAGACGGTGTCGCAAACACCCGTGAGAAAATGGAGAAGTATTTAACAACCATTCATGTAAAAGCCAAGGATATGGATTCATTGATCGATGAACTGTTTTTATTTTCAAAATTAGATTTAAAGAAAGAGTCATTCACTTTTGAAGAGATCGAACTAGTTGAATATTTACGAGATTATGTAGAAAAAATTCATCTAGATTTAAATCAAAAAGGGATACAGATTAACCATCATGTTTTAAATAAACTTATATACGTGAGTGCGGACCGAGAGAAGTTAAAGCGTGTTTTAGTAAACCTTGTAAACAATTGTGTTAAGTATATGAATAAAGATGAAAAATATATTTCTATAACTTTGCATGAAGGACCATTTGATGTAGTCGTAGAGGTAACTGATAATGGCTATGGAATAGAATCTTCTGCGTTGCCATATATTTTTAATCGCTTTTACCGGGCAGAAAAGTCTAGGAATTCCCGGACTGGTGGAAGTGGATTAGGACTAGCCATTGCCAAACACATCATTGAAGAGCACGAAGGGGAGATTTGGGCAACGAGCGAGAAAGGCAAAGGTACAAGTGTTTTCTTTTCTTTAAAGAAAGGTGTGTAA
- a CDS encoding response regulator transcription factor has translation MKKILLVEDEVSIAELQRDYLEINQFLVDVEHSGDSGLQMALENDYDLIILDIMLPGVNGFDICKQVRQVKNIPILFVSAKKEDIDKIRGLGLGADDYITKPFSPSELVARVKAHIERYERLAGSQTKSNMIKVKEITIDRSARKVYINGEDTSFTTKEFDLLVFLVNHPNQVLNKEQLYEHIWGYEMAADVSTVTVHIRKIRGKIEKDPAHPKYLETVWGAGYRFNV, from the coding sequence ATGAAAAAGATATTATTGGTCGAAGATGAAGTAAGTATCGCAGAATTACAAAGAGATTATTTAGAAATTAATCAGTTTCTTGTAGATGTTGAACATTCTGGTGATTCAGGACTCCAAATGGCACTTGAAAATGATTATGATTTGATTATTTTAGACATCATGCTCCCAGGAGTAAATGGGTTTGATATATGCAAACAAGTACGTCAGGTTAAAAATATTCCGATTCTGTTTGTTTCCGCAAAGAAAGAAGATATCGATAAAATTCGAGGTCTCGGTTTAGGAGCAGATGATTATATTACCAAGCCTTTTAGTCCAAGTGAGTTGGTAGCTAGGGTGAAGGCACATATAGAGCGATATGAACGATTAGCTGGAAGTCAAACTAAATCAAATATGATTAAGGTTAAAGAGATTACGATTGATAGGTCAGCTCGTAAAGTTTATATAAACGGAGAGGATACATCGTTCACAACAAAGGAATTTGATTTGTTGGTATTTCTTGTGAATCACCCGAATCAAGTATTGAACAAAGAACAGCTATATGAACATATTTGGGGGTATGAAATGGCAGCAGATGTTTCAACTGTAACCGTTCATATCAGAAAAATACGCGGGAAAATTGAAAAAGATCCTGCACATCCGAAATACCTGGAAACGGTTTGGGGTGCAGGGTATCGATTCAATGTTTAA
- a CDS encoding ankyrin repeat domain-containing protein codes for MWRRLAIVIGSIFILQGCVSDNDGNPTKQKDDKKVDINMIEKLFHAAKDKDSETVRRLIEEGVDINTQDSQGRTATMISTYNNDIETAKILIDAGADVNIQDELENNPFLYAGAEGYIEILKLTIKAGADPSITNRYGGTALIPASEHGYVDVIKELLTNTDMDINHINDLGWTALLEAIILNNGDEKQQQTVQLLIDHGADVNIADHNNVTPLQHAQKKGFKEIENILLKAGTK; via the coding sequence ATGTGGAGGCGCTTAGCAATAGTCATTGGAAGTATATTCATTCTTCAGGGATGTGTCTCAGATAACGATGGAAATCCAACTAAACAGAAGGATGATAAAAAAGTAGATATAAATATGATTGAAAAACTGTTTCATGCAGCAAAAGATAAAGATTCGGAAACTGTAAGAAGATTGATAGAGGAAGGTGTCGATATTAATACGCAGGACTCACAGGGGCGAACTGCCACTATGATTTCGACTTACAACAATGATATAGAGACTGCAAAAATACTTATTGACGCGGGAGCAGATGTCAATATCCAGGATGAATTAGAAAATAACCCCTTCCTGTATGCTGGTGCTGAAGGGTATATTGAAATCCTAAAACTTACGATTAAAGCTGGTGCCGACCCATCTATAACGAACCGGTATGGAGGAACTGCTTTAATCCCTGCCTCAGAACATGGATATGTAGATGTTATTAAAGAACTTCTTACCAATACTGATATGGATATAAATCATATAAATGATCTCGGCTGGACAGCTTTATTAGAAGCTATTATTTTGAATAATGGTGATGAAAAACAGCAGCAAACAGTGCAATTGTTGATCGATCATGGGGCAGATGTGAATATTGCCGATCATAATAATGTAACCCCTTTACAGCATGCACAAAAGAAAGGTTTTAAAGAGATTGAAAATATATTGTTAAAAGCAGGGACAAAATAA
- a CDS encoding DUF4822 domain-containing protein: MNKKAKMLPSILLGLTLVISGCSTITQAQTNDQKQEQTEKKGSEQNKETKGQEFANILSSTNWQGTKVYDKEKNDLTKENANFIGLAKYDDETARYEFFDKTTKKSRGDKGTFFITNDGKIRVLISESMGYQAVVEITKLNKDIFTYKRMGKDANGKEVEVFVDHIPYKETNLSFTDPDKNLVTKTGEIVTDKDGDKILSDTLWQGTVALDENGNDVSAYNTNFLGLAKYDFKTNKYEFFDAKTGTSRGDYGYYDVVHGNKLRAHVSLGMKYGAVLELTELNEKKFTYKRVGKDKDGKNITITVEHVPYKGVFKLKFTKF, from the coding sequence ATGAACAAAAAAGCAAAAATGTTACCATCTATTCTTCTTGGGTTAACTTTAGTTATTTCAGGATGCAGCACAATCACACAAGCGCAAACAAATGACCAGAAGCAAGAACAAACTGAAAAAAAGGGAAGTGAACAAAATAAGGAAACCAAAGGACAGGAATTCGCTAATATTTTAAGTAGCACAAATTGGCAAGGTACAAAAGTATATGATAAGGAAAAAAATGACTTAACAAAAGAGAATGCAAACTTTATTGGTCTTGCAAAATATGATGATGAAACCGCGAGATATGAATTTTTTGATAAAACCACAAAAAAGAGTCGCGGTGACAAAGGAACGTTCTTTATCACCAATGATGGAAAGATTAGAGTATTAATATCTGAATCAATGGGTTACCAAGCTGTTGTTGAAATAACAAAACTCAATAAAGACATATTTACTTATAAGAGAATGGGAAAAGATGCGAATGGTAAGGAAGTAGAGGTATTTGTTGATCATATTCCATATAAAGAAACAAATCTATCTTTTACGGATCCAGATAAGAACTTGGTAACAAAAACGGGAGAAATTGTTACAGATAAGGATGGAGATAAAATTCTATCTGATACCCTTTGGCAAGGGACTGTGGCATTAGATGAAAACGGCAATGATGTGTCAGCCTATAACACAAATTTTCTAGGGCTTGCGAAATATGATTTTAAGACAAATAAATATGAATTTTTTGATGCGAAAACAGGTACCAGCCGTGGTGATTATGGGTATTACGATGTAGTTCACGGGAATAAATTAAGAGCACATGTTTCATTAGGAATGAAGTACGGTGCAGTTCTTGAACTAACAGAGCTGAATGAAAAGAAATTTACCTATAAAAGAGTGGGTAAAGACAAAGATGGTAAAAACATAACGATAACCGTAGAACATGTTCCATATAAAGGTGTTTTCAAACTAAAATTCACTAAATTTTAA
- a CDS encoding PQQ-dependent sugar dehydrogenase — MINVKVRLRPMVSKINLPTVMKTAILPGDSMERLFIATQVGEIFYLSNGVIRPFLDIRRRVIKLGSSGGYDERGLLGLAFHPQFYYNGLFYLHYSVEGTQGPGALSESFTPSPCDPRTLNLRWINRETQYDHIDTVEEWILQSNGQPQKRRTLLNVRRPFMNHNGVNSLNFSPETGKLVLTTGDGGSGYDPFNLSQDAMEIAGKIIEIDVVKNTGIPNPPVVTRFNELPIPIQETLSIMAKGVRNISGISYQRVHQQYIKYVGNVGQDLEEAIFSFFHYKPIPVTQLVQAASMNVHLDPEGFVNFGWRGWEGAFPTSFIRGCTNNPALDEKIIAFYNEAITTSVRRLQPLTSYYHRDPRSDKFSGTALTGVQAYMGHALPALSGSVVFIDLARKESQPQARGALAYTQVRQDGKQNDFSVINTDYDFGSQAAYYVSLGSNLDQTRLYLGVYGSMRVTDLNQGTVFEIVP; from the coding sequence GTGATTAACGTGAAGGTTCGTTTACGGCCTATGGTTAGTAAGATAAATTTACCCACTGTTATGAAAACGGCTATACTGCCGGGTGACTCAATGGAAAGATTATTTATTGCCACCCAAGTCGGAGAAATCTTTTACTTAAGTAATGGAGTTATTAGACCTTTTTTAGATATTCGGCGTAGGGTTATAAAACTTGGTTCTTCTGGTGGTTATGATGAACGAGGATTGCTAGGACTGGCGTTTCATCCCCAATTTTATTATAACGGTCTGTTTTATCTTCATTATTCAGTTGAGGGAACACAAGGTCCAGGTGCTCTTTCTGAATCTTTTACACCTAGCCCTTGTGACCCGAGAACTTTAAATCTAAGGTGGATAAATAGAGAAACTCAATATGACCATATTGATACAGTGGAGGAATGGATTTTACAATCGAATGGTCAACCTCAAAAACGCCGGACATTACTTAACGTAAGAAGACCTTTTATGAATCATAATGGCGTCAACAGCTTGAACTTTTCACCTGAAACAGGAAAACTTGTTCTAACAACCGGGGATGGTGGATCAGGCTATGATCCATTTAATTTAAGTCAGGATGCGATGGAAATTGCAGGTAAGATCATTGAAATCGACGTTGTAAAAAATACAGGTATCCCGAACCCACCCGTGGTCACACGTTTCAATGAACTTCCCATACCTATTCAGGAAACGCTTAGTATAATGGCAAAAGGAGTTCGCAATATATCAGGCATTTCCTATCAAAGGGTTCATCAACAGTATATTAAATATGTGGGGAATGTCGGACAAGATTTGGAAGAGGCAATTTTTTCATTCTTTCATTATAAACCAATACCAGTTACTCAGCTTGTTCAAGCCGCTTCTATGAATGTTCACCTTGACCCAGAAGGATTCGTAAACTTTGGCTGGCGGGGGTGGGAAGGTGCTTTTCCTACTTCATTTATCAGGGGTTGCACGAATAATCCGGCTTTAGATGAGAAAATAATTGCTTTTTACAATGAAGCAATAACTACTTCAGTGAGGCGTCTTCAGCCTTTGACTAGTTATTATCATAGAGATCCACGATCAGATAAGTTTAGTGGAACCGCACTAACAGGAGTGCAAGCCTATATGGGGCATGCACTTCCCGCTTTATCGGGAAGCGTTGTGTTTATCGACCTTGCCCGGAAAGAATCTCAACCTCAGGCTAGAGGGGCATTAGCTTACACCCAAGTAAGACAGGATGGGAAACAAAATGATTTTAGTGTGATTAATACTGATTATGATTTTGGGTCACAAGCCGCTTACTATGTTAGTTTGGGAAGTAATCTAGATCAAACCAGACTATATTTAGGGGTTTATGGATCGATGAGGGTGACTGATTTGAACCAGGGTACTGTTTTTGAAATTGTTCCTTAA
- a CDS encoding YbxH family protein, with protein MGAIERNGFRFVPEYSVSHQNGAIHVYNKNRFIEEIKFEFSGDFPELDQIEDLVDQYCNKREI; from the coding sequence ATGGGAGCTATTGAACGAAACGGATTTCGCTTTGTACCTGAATACAGTGTCAGCCACCAAAATGGAGCCATTCATGTATATAACAAGAATCGATTCATTGAAGAAATCAAATTTGAATTTTCAGGTGATTTTCCAGAACTAGATCAGATAGAGGATTTAGTTGATCAATACTGCAATAAACGCGAAATTTAG